The following proteins come from a genomic window of Bactrocera tryoni isolate S06 chromosome 1, CSIRO_BtryS06_freeze2, whole genome shotgun sequence:
- the LOC120776111 gene encoding uncharacterized protein LOC120776111 isoform X6 yields MSNSSPGTNTEQTKVDSAAVANKENGTMVVEQNGLNDGADEQMLSGAEDNEKLADKREEVKFIKGGDQQNGDAKIDIGAVNGKDKELAFTGMSKEELMKYANDPFWVRLRWIFFIGFWAIWAGMLICAILIIVEAPKCAAPEPLPWYKRGLLAKFNALEAVASDIDSAKVVGASAVIYELPPALTYSVHDPAVEQIIKAVVDSYKIADINVILDLTPNYVPSNSTLFAEAKSDKSKRSAFIWKEGAQNISNWRSLQNTSAWDEVEAGNYVLSQFGAGLYDLKMNDVNVKNQFEDVLKHLLTLGIKGFRLKNTKFFLLSDKTPDEVVSSDGNFGHTDYGFWTHTHSTFQEGLGDLLYEYKMYVKNISADAFLSVADDILRPEIYHTKNGEWGVDLPIYGPLVHTLHTGSNVAKLRSEFEDIINAVGNDTWLQWNFAEQSPADNLKSDPSAIALFVSLLPGVPVVAMTNTSLFKDLNPEVFAEIKQLRLSPSYMHGEYNVFPVEGLFAYSRQRIKSGNPGYFVAFNPSNTTVKGEFVYPSLPDKMSVYALSENYNISGITVKSKVQTNSVEVPPEATIILTYVPVTSG; encoded by the exons ATGTCAAATTCAAGCC CAGGAACAAATACCGAGCAAACAAAAGTAGATAGTGCTGCTGTTGCAAACAAAGAAAACGGTACAATGGTGGTGGAACAAAACGGTTTGAATGATGGCGCCGACGAACAAATGTTAAGTGGTGCTGAAGACAACGAAAAATTGGCCGATAAGCGTGAAGAAGTAAAGTTTATCAAAGGAGGTGACCAACAAAATGGTGATGCGAAAATTGACATTGGTGCTGTTAATGGAAAG GATAAAGAATTG GCTTTCACCGGCATGTCCAAAGAAGAACTGATGAAATACGCCAATGATCCATTTTGGGTACGTTTACGTTGGATTTTCTTCATAGGCTTCTGGGCCATTTGGGCCGGGATGTTGATCTGTGCCATACTTATAATTGTTGAGGCGCCAAAATGTGCCGCTCCTGAGCCACTACCGTGGTACAAACGTGGCCTCCTCGCTAAATTCAATGCACTCGAAGCAGTAGCTAGCGATATCGACAGCGCAAAAGTGGTGGGAGCTTCTGCTGTCATATATGAGTTGCCACCTGCACTAACTTATTCGGTACATGATCCTGCTGTTGAGCAAATAATCAAAGCTGTCGTTGATAGTTATAAAATTGCGGATATCAATGTTATACTGGACCTAACACCAAATTATGTACCAAGTAATTCTACATTGTTTGCTGAAGCCAAAAGTGACAAATCAAAGCGTTCAGCTTTCATATGGAAAGAGGGTGCCCAAAATATCAGCAATTGGCGTTCACTTCAAAATACATCAGCTTGGGATGAAGTCGAAGCGGGCAACTATGTACTCTCCCAATTCGGTGCCGGTCTATATGATTTGAAAATGAATGACGTCAACGTTAAGAATCAATTCGAAGACGTTTTAAAACATTTGTTGACTTTGGGCATCAAAGGATTCCGTTTGAAGAACACCAAATTCTTTTTACTCTCTGACAAGACTCCTGATGAGGTTGTTTCTTCGGATGGCAATTTCGGACATACTGATTATGGATTTTGGACACATACTCATAGCACCTTCCAAGAAGGCCTTGGCGATTTGTTGTATGAGTATAAAATGTACGTAAAGAACATTTCTGCAGATGCTTTCTTATCAGTGGCAGATGATATTTTACGTCCAGAAATTTACCATACTAAGAATGGCGAATGGGGTGTAGATCTACCGATATATGGTCCACTTGTGCACACTTTGCATACAGGTTCAAATGTTGCAAAACTTCGAAGTGAATTCGAAGATATTATAAATGCTGTAGGCAATGACACGTGGCTACAGTGGAATTTTGCTGAGCAATCACCAGCTGATAATCTGAAAAGCGATCCTTCGGCAATCGCATTATTTGTGTCGTTATTGCCAGGAGTACCAGTTGTGGCAATGACTAACACATCACTTTTCAAAGACTTGAATCCAGAAGTTTTTGCTGAAATAAAGCAATTGCGATTATCACCCTCGTATATGCATGGGGAATATAATGTTTTTCCTGTAGAAGGCCTCTTTGCTTACTCCag GCAAAG aATAAAATCTGGTAATCCTGGTTACTTCGTGGCTTTCAATCCATCAAATACTACTGTAAAAGGCGAGTTCGTCTACCCGTCATTGCCAGACAAAATGTCGGTGTATGCTCTTAGTGAGAACTATAATATTTCGGGCATAACAGTGAA atCTAAAGTTCAAACAAATTCTGTAGAGGTGCCCCCTGAAGCCACCATAATACTCACTTACGTACCTGTAACATCAGGCTAA
- the LOC120776111 gene encoding uncharacterized protein LOC120776111 isoform X7 codes for MSNSSRTNTEQTKVDSAAVANKENGTMVVEQNGLNDGADEQMLSGAEDNEKLADKREEVKFIKGGDQQNGDAKIDIGAVNGKDKELAFTGMSKEELMKYANDPFWVRLRWIFFIGFWAIWAGMLICAILIIVEAPKCAAPEPLPWYKRGLLAKFNALEAVASDIDSAKVVGASAVIYELPPALTYSVHDPAVEQIIKAVVDSYKIADINVILDLTPNYVPSNSTLFAEAKSDKSKRSAFIWKEGAQNISNWRSLQNTSAWDEVEAGNYVLSQFGAGLYDLKMNDVNVKNQFEDVLKHLLTLGIKGFRLKNTKFFLLSDKTPDEVVSSDGNFGHTDYGFWTHTHSTFQEGLGDLLYEYKMYVKNISADAFLSVADDILRPEIYHTKNGEWGVDLPIYGPLVHTLHTGSNVAKLRSEFEDIINAVGNDTWLQWNFAEQSPADNLKSDPSAIALFVSLLPGVPVVAMTNTSLFKDLNPEVFAEIKQLRLSPSYMHGEYNVFPVEGLFAYSRQRIKSGNPGYFVAFNPSNTTVKGEFVYPSLPDKMSVYALSENYNISGITVKSKVQTNSVEVPPEATIILTYVPVTSG; via the exons ATGTCAAATTCAAGCC GAACAAATACCGAGCAAACAAAAGTAGATAGTGCTGCTGTTGCAAACAAAGAAAACGGTACAATGGTGGTGGAACAAAACGGTTTGAATGATGGCGCCGACGAACAAATGTTAAGTGGTGCTGAAGACAACGAAAAATTGGCCGATAAGCGTGAAGAAGTAAAGTTTATCAAAGGAGGTGACCAACAAAATGGTGATGCGAAAATTGACATTGGTGCTGTTAATGGAAAG GATAAAGAATTG GCTTTCACCGGCATGTCCAAAGAAGAACTGATGAAATACGCCAATGATCCATTTTGGGTACGTTTACGTTGGATTTTCTTCATAGGCTTCTGGGCCATTTGGGCCGGGATGTTGATCTGTGCCATACTTATAATTGTTGAGGCGCCAAAATGTGCCGCTCCTGAGCCACTACCGTGGTACAAACGTGGCCTCCTCGCTAAATTCAATGCACTCGAAGCAGTAGCTAGCGATATCGACAGCGCAAAAGTGGTGGGAGCTTCTGCTGTCATATATGAGTTGCCACCTGCACTAACTTATTCGGTACATGATCCTGCTGTTGAGCAAATAATCAAAGCTGTCGTTGATAGTTATAAAATTGCGGATATCAATGTTATACTGGACCTAACACCAAATTATGTACCAAGTAATTCTACATTGTTTGCTGAAGCCAAAAGTGACAAATCAAAGCGTTCAGCTTTCATATGGAAAGAGGGTGCCCAAAATATCAGCAATTGGCGTTCACTTCAAAATACATCAGCTTGGGATGAAGTCGAAGCGGGCAACTATGTACTCTCCCAATTCGGTGCCGGTCTATATGATTTGAAAATGAATGACGTCAACGTTAAGAATCAATTCGAAGACGTTTTAAAACATTTGTTGACTTTGGGCATCAAAGGATTCCGTTTGAAGAACACCAAATTCTTTTTACTCTCTGACAAGACTCCTGATGAGGTTGTTTCTTCGGATGGCAATTTCGGACATACTGATTATGGATTTTGGACACATACTCATAGCACCTTCCAAGAAGGCCTTGGCGATTTGTTGTATGAGTATAAAATGTACGTAAAGAACATTTCTGCAGATGCTTTCTTATCAGTGGCAGATGATATTTTACGTCCAGAAATTTACCATACTAAGAATGGCGAATGGGGTGTAGATCTACCGATATATGGTCCACTTGTGCACACTTTGCATACAGGTTCAAATGTTGCAAAACTTCGAAGTGAATTCGAAGATATTATAAATGCTGTAGGCAATGACACGTGGCTACAGTGGAATTTTGCTGAGCAATCACCAGCTGATAATCTGAAAAGCGATCCTTCGGCAATCGCATTATTTGTGTCGTTATTGCCAGGAGTACCAGTTGTGGCAATGACTAACACATCACTTTTCAAAGACTTGAATCCAGAAGTTTTTGCTGAAATAAAGCAATTGCGATTATCACCCTCGTATATGCATGGGGAATATAATGTTTTTCCTGTAGAAGGCCTCTTTGCTTACTCCag GCAAAG aATAAAATCTGGTAATCCTGGTTACTTCGTGGCTTTCAATCCATCAAATACTACTGTAAAAGGCGAGTTCGTCTACCCGTCATTGCCAGACAAAATGTCGGTGTATGCTCTTAGTGAGAACTATAATATTTCGGGCATAACAGTGAA atCTAAAGTTCAAACAAATTCTGTAGAGGTGCCCCCTGAAGCCACCATAATACTCACTTACGTACCTGTAACATCAGGCTAA